Below is a window of Acidobacteriota bacterium DNA.
GACCCCCCGGCGGGCGGGTGAGGAAACGGCGCCCGGAGAGGAAGCGCCGCCGCCGGCCGCCGCCGCCGCTCCCCGCGAGCGGCCGGCACCGCGTCCGCCGGCGCGTCCGCTGCCGCCGAAAGCGCTGGTGGAGCTTCAACGCACCGCCGGCGGTGAGCTTGCGGGGATCACCGCCCCGACACCGGAGGCTGTCCTCGAGACCTTCTGCCGCCGGGCGTCCTACCGCTGCCTCGAACCGGTGGGGATCGGCCCGACCCTCCCGATGCGCTCCCGGACGCGGCTCGGTCTTTACATCTCCCGCCGGGCCGACCCGCCTTTCCGGGCGATCCGCATCGTCTATCGCCCGGAGGAGCATGGCTGGCGCGCCGGGGACGGCAAGTCTCCGATCCCCTCGGTCCCGGCCCCGGACTATCCGGACGGTGTCGTGATCCACCCCGTGCGCGGGGGATCGTGACCGGCCGGTTGTGGCCCCGGCGGCATCGTCGTAAGAAACGTGGCGGACGGCGCGCCCGGCTCTCCGGGGATCGTCGCCGGCTCGAGGAGGTCTCATGTCGCGCTGGCCTGCCGGCGCCGCGGCGGCCGCCGCGTGCGCGGCACTGATCGCGGCGCCCGCCATGGGTGCCGACGTCACCAACCCCGCCGACGTCACCGGCTTGACGGCCGTGCGGGAGGGAACCGACGTCCACCTCACCTGGGCGCCGGTGACCACCGACGCGGCGGGACAGCCCGAGAACGTCGACTTCTACAAGATCTATCGCGGCGCCACACCCGATTTCGTCCCGGACAAGTCCGGGGGATCGAACCAGATCGGGACGTCCACCTCGACCGACTTCGTCGATCCGGGTGCGGCCACCCCGGGTGGGAACGCCTTCTATCTGGTCAGCGCCGTCGACACGGCCGGCAACGAGGGCCGGACCAAGAAGAGCACGATCACGAAGCCCCCCGTCCTGTCCGGTTACTGGACCGACACCTCGATCGAGCTCCAGTGGACCTCGGCCGAGCCGGCCGATCAGGTCACCGGCTACCGCGTGTACTACGGGCGCGCTTCCCGGCAGTACGAATTCGTCGACGACGTGGGGATGGCCACGAGTCACTCCCTCACCGGCCTGGAGACCAACGTCAACTGGTATGCGGCGGTCACCGCGATCGACGTGAACGGGAACGAGTCGGACTTCTCCAACGAGCACGTCGATGCCGTCGGCGGCACGATCGACCTCCGGGCGATGAACGAGGTGAAGCTCTGCTGGGGGGCGGACAACTGCCCGCCCCTCCCGGGAGAGATCCAGCGCTCGAACGGGCAGGAGAAGCTGCTGGCGGTCGATTTTCCGGAGGGCGACTGGACGAACATCACGGTCACGCTCACGCTCGACTCCCGGCTGTGCGGGCCGCCGATCGCCCCCGACAAGTGCGGCGACCAGAATCCCGGCTGGAATCCGTGCGGCGATCCCTGGGACCGCACGGCCCATCTCTTCCTGGTGCTGGACGACTGCGTCGACACCGGGGGGAGCTGCGTCGGGACGCACGAGAACCTCGAGCTGATGCGGGCCATCACCCCGTTCGGGACCGATGCGCCGCCCCCGGACGGTTCGGGGGTCGTTCCGCCGCGCGTGCTGACGCTCGACATCACGCCCTACCGGCCGCTGCTCGTCGGAAGGAAGTACCTGGGTGCGAAGATCTCCACCTATGTCCGCTACTGGTGGGTGAGCGCCGACTTCCACTTCAGCGAGCGGCCCGAGGAGGCCTCGCCGAAGCCGCCCGCCAAGGGCGTGAAGGTGCTCTTCTTCGGCAACGCCGACCCGCCGACGAAGACGATCAGCATCCCCGCCTCCGCCACCCAGGTCATGACCCGGCTGTTCACCACCGGCCATGGGGGGAACTCCCGCTGCGACGGCGGGAGCAACGATGGTGGCGCCTGCTCTTCGAGCGCGGAGTGCCCGGGTGGCTCCTGCCAGAACTGCGACGAGTTCTGCCATCGCCTGAACCAGATCATCGTCGACGGCACGCCCGTGTGGGAAACGGTGCCGTGGCGGGACGACTGCAGTCCGGGAAGCATCTTCGCCTGCCAGGAGTGGAACGCCTGCGGGTGGCCCTCTTGCACCTTCTCGCGCGCCGGCTGGTGCCCCGGCTACATCGCCTGCCATCACGACGCCCCGTGCGACCAGGATCTGGACATGACGGCCTATCTGGCACCGGGCGGCACCTACGACGTCGACTATCACGTCGCCGTCCGGACCGGAAGCTGGGCGGTCAGCCTCGTCGCGTACTGGTACTGACGGGCCTTCCCCGCGGCCCCGGGAAGGGGAGCCGGCCGCCGGCTGGACAAGGCGGCCCGGAGAATCGACGTTGGCAGGGATGGATGACGCCCTGCCGGTGGCCTATCGGCCGATCCTCGTGACGGGGCTGCCCCGTTCCGGTACCTCCCTGATCGCCGGGTGCCTCGAGAGGTGCGGCGCGTTCGTGGGCCGCTGCGTCGAGCCGACCCCGGAGAATCCGAAGGGGTTCTTCGAGAACGCCTTCTTGCGTGACGAGATCGACAAGAGGCTCCTCCGGGCCCTTCACGCCGACCCGCGCGGCGTCGACCCGCTCCCGGCGCTGGCCGAGGTCCCCGGGATCCGGGGCCTGGAGCGGGTCGTCCTCGAGGCGCTGAGGATCGAGGGGTACGACGGGCGGCGCCCCTGGTTGTTCAAGGACGCCAAGCTCACGCTCCTGTGGCCGGCGTGGGCGACGGCCTTCCCGGCAGCGCGGTGGGTCATCGTCCGGAGGCGCGAAGAGGACGTCGTTCGCTCCTGCCTGAGGACCGGTTTCATGCGGCGCCGCTCCGGCGATCCACGCTTCTGGCGGCTCTTCTGCCGGGCCTACCTCGACCGGCTCGAGCGACTGAAGGCCAGCGGTGCCTGGTGGCGCGAGATCTGGCCCGGCGGCCTCGTCGGCGGTGACCTCGCCCCCATCGAGCGGCTCTGCGCGGACCTCGGACTCGAGCCGGCACGGGAGGCGATCCGGCGGTTCGTGGCCCCCGAGCACTGGCACGCTCCCGCCGGTTGAGGGCCGTTGCGGGGGCCCCGCTTGTCAGGGCCGGACGGGGGCCGAATATTGTCCCGAGGGCCCCGCCGGGTGCGCCCTCGGGGGCCCTGACGCCGGAGGGGGAAGGACGTGAACCTGCCCAAGCCTCCCGAGTACCTGCCGCCGGGGCCGGCCTTGAACCGGCTCGTCGCCACCCTGATCTGCGGGGCGACGAGCGGGATGCCGGACGAGACCTATCCCGCCTACAGCACCGACCCGGCCCTCGCCTTCGAGGCCGTGGACATCTTCCTGAGCGAGTTCGACGAGGCGAAGCTCACGATCGAGTACCCTGTCCCGGAGGTCTGGATCAAGATGAGTTCCGACGAGACCCACTCGAGCTGGGTCCCGGTCGCCTTCACGGTGGGAGACACGCTCCCGCACGCCCTCTGCCTGGCGATCCTCAAGGCGAAGGGGCACGAAGCGGAGATCACCGTCGATGCGAAGGCGGCCTCATCAGAGGCGGGCTGAGGGCCCGATTACCAGTCTCCCCAGACGTCGTCCTCGTCCTCGGTCATCTCGGAAGTCGGTTCGTCGGCGGGAAATCCACCGAGCTTGGATTCGTACCTCCGGCACAATTCCTCGAACGCCTGCACCGCGCGGCGCCGTTCCTCTTCGATGCGCCGGATCCGCTCGGCCTGCTCGCGGTCGCGGCACCGCATCTCCTCGAGCTCGCGCTCGAGCTGCTCCAACCGGCGGGCCGTCTGCTTCGCCTCCATCTCGTACAGCTTGTTCTGGGTTTCGACCGCCTTGAGGATCTCCTCGCGGTCGGCCTCCATGTGCCGCAGTTCGCGGATGCGGGCCGCCTCCGCCTGACGGAGCGTGCGGAGCTCCTCCTCCAGCTCGCGGATCTTCGCGTCCCGCTGGGCGAGTTGCCGCTCGGTCTCCCGCCGGAGCTTCTCGTACCGGGACTCGGCATCCAGCAACCTGTGAATCCGAGCGAATTCCGCTTCCGTCGGCATCGTCGACTCCTCGTTGACGCCGTGGCGCCGCCTCTCCGGGTGCAGGGCCCGCTGGCAAACTCCGCGCAGGAGGGCGTCGAACTCCGCGGCGTCGGGGGAGACCCGCCGCGCCGCCTCCGGTTCCACCACGCGGTGCACCGCCAGCGCGACGAGCGACTGGTTGAGCGTCTGCATGCCACGGCCGCCGTTCTCCCGGGCGATCGCCGGCACGATCTCCTCGAGCCGGCCTCGGGCGACGAGGGCCGCGAGGTCGTCGGTCCGCCGCATCACCTCGACCGCCGCCACCATCCCGCTGCCATCCGCGCGCTCCACCAGCCGCTGGTGGACCACCGCCTGGAGGACCTCGGCGACCCGTGCCCGCCGCCGCTCGTCCTCCCCCGCACCGGCCGCCGCGATCGCCTCCGAAAGCGACGCAGCGCGCACGGTGGCGATCACGAGGCGATCGCCGGCGGCGTCCACGACGGCGGACCACGTGGGCTCGTCGCGGACCTCGTCGAGCGCGATCACGTCGGCCCCGTCCCTGATGGCGTTGCGCAGCGCCTCCTCGGCGGTGGCGACGTCGGCGCCGATCTCCTGCTGGATCACCGAACCGAGCCCGTCGGCGATGAGGTGCTCGATCGGATCCTCGATCGTGCACACCTGAACGAGCCGGCGGTCCACCACCTCCCGCAGCAACGCCGCGAGGGTGGACGATTTCCCGGAGGCGGGCGGTCCGGCGATCAGCACGAGGCCGTGCGCGAGGCCGGCCAACGGCCTGAGCAGGTCCGGCAGGTGCAGCGAATCGATCGTCGGCGGGGCCGCAGGAAGCCGCCGGAAGGAAGCGGCCAGCGTTCCCCGCTGGTGGAAGAGCGTCGCCCTGAACCGAGACACGCCGGGCAGCGAATAGCCGAACTCGACCCGCATCCGTTCGGCGAGGAGCCGCGCCCGCTTCGGTGTGAGGAGCCGGCGCAGGACGCGATCGAGTTCCGTGGGCGTGAGAGGTCGGCCGGGGAGGGGGATGAGCTTTCCCCGGAGCCGGAGCAGCGGAGGCCGCATCGGCTTGAGATGAAGGTCGGAGGCGTCCTGCTTGACCGCGACCCTCAGGAGGTGATCGAGCTCGAGCGTTCCTTCGGCGCCACCGCTCACGGGCCGTCCCCGGACCGGTCCCCGGGCGGCGTGGCCGCCGCCGGGCAGACCGGTCGACGCTGCCAATCTAGGGTCTGGCCCCGGCGCCGGCCATGACGGAACGGCGGCGGCAAGGCCGGGACAAGCGGCACACCGGCGTCATCCGCGCCGGTGGTGCCACGCCATGGCGAGAAGGCGGCGAAGCGGGGTCGGCCGCACTCCGCGGGCCCGGTTCTCGCGCCCGATCTCGAAGGCGAGCCGCCACTGCTCGGAGAGCACCGCCAGGGCCTCGCGCAGGCCGAACCGCGGGTCGTACACGTGGGTCGCCTCGGAGGTGACTCCGTTCAGCTCGATGATCCGGATCCCCTCTCCGCGTGCCAGGTCGGACTCCGACGGTGCCCGGACGTCGTAGCGCCCGAAGTGGAACCCCGGTACCCGGCGGCTGATCTCGTCGATCCGGCGCGACAGCTCCGGAGTGGCCAGCTCCGCTGCATCCTCGAACACGGCCCCGCGGCAATGGGTGCCCAGCTCGACCAGGCGGACCCGCTCGCCCGCCGCCGGGACATCGTCCAGCCGGCCGGCGTTGGCGGCGAAGTAGACGGGTGCCAGGGCGACGGCGCGGGGATCGTCGAGGATCAGCCTCTCCAGCGTGCGGCGGCCGTCGCCCACGACCTCCGGCAGCCTCTTGCGCGTGACGGAGAAGAGGAACCCCCTCTCCTCTCCGGGGCGCCGGACGTAAAACAGCCCGAACTCGACCCCCGGCACGTACTCCTGCACGATCAGCGCCTCGCCGTCATCGAGGATGCGGCGGCGGGCCTGGTCGAGGTCGTGGCAGATCCGGACGCCGTATCCGCGCTCGCCGACATCCGGCTTGACGACCACCGGCGGTCCCCCGACGGCGGCGGCCGCCGCTTCCAGGGCGCGCAGCCGATCTTCTTTCCCGCCGGGCGGGATCAACCGGAAGCGCGCCACGGGAGCGCCGGCGCGTTCCAGGGCCGCGAGGATCCCGCTCTTGGACTCGCCGACGAATCCGCCCGCCTCGATGCACGGGTTGGCGGCGGTGAACACCGTGAGGCCGCCGTACCGCCAGGCGTGGTGGAGCAGGCGCGGGGCGAGAAGGCCGTAGATCACCCACGCCGGCCAGAACTCCCAGCGACGGAGGCGGAGAAACCACCCGGCGAGCCGGCGCCTGCCCCGGTGGGTCGCCGCGGCCGCCGCGAGCCTTCCGGCGAGGACGAGGGCGGCGACCGCCGCCACGATTCCGGCCAGCCCCACCCGGCGCGCCGCCAGCAGCGGTGCGAGGAACGGCCGCCCGGCGAGCGCTGCCCCGCCCACCACGAGCGGCGTCCACAGCGCGGCCGCCGCGAAGAAGTAGAGAACGAACGCACCCGCCCCGGCCCCCGCGACACCGGCGGAGAAGTAGACCGGCAGCCGGGCTCCGGGAAGGAACCGTGCCGCGAAGATCGCCGCGGGACCGCGGCGTTCGAACCAGGCCCGCGCCCGCTCCACCTGATCGGCTCGGATCAGCCAACGGAGCGGCGGCCGCCGGAGGGCGGGGCGCCCCAGCAGGCGCCCGGCCGCGAACAGTCCGAGGTCGCCGATCGCGATTCCGGCGAAGCAGGCGAGCGTGCCGGGAAGGAATCGAATCCGTCCGGCCGCGATGAGCGCCCCCGTGGCGAGGCATGTCAGATCCTCGCTGGCCAGCGTCGCCGCCGCGATGAGCGCGGAAAGCACGACGAGCGCCAGGCCGGACGCCGGAGGGACCCGCGTCGGGTCGAAGGGACGCTCCGACATCGCCACGCGGTTCGGATCGGCCGTGGCGCGCACCGCGGCCAGACCGCCGTCCACCCGGTCGAGGAAGTCCTTCAGGACGGTGGCGATCCGGCCGGGGTGCCGGAAGACGGTGAAGTGATCCCCCTCGTCGAGCAGCAGCTCGCTCTGGGGCAGGAGCCGGTGATGCTCCAGCGCGGCGGCGGCGGGAACCAGGGGATCGGCCTTGCCGTGGACGATCAGGGCGGGGCCGCTCCAGCGCCTCAGGGCCGCCCGGAGCGGCCGCTGGTCGCTCTCGTAGAAGGTGCGCGCGTAGGAGACGACCGGAAAGGTCCGATCGAGCAGCCCCATGTGGGGGGTGAACGCGCGGAGCGACCACAAGGCGGCCAGTTGCAGCCCGTGGAGCGCGTGGTTCAGCCGCGCGTCCCCGAGGAGCTCGAGTTCCTGAACGCCCGTCGCCGAGAGCAGGGTGAGCGAGGCCACCCGCTCCGGAAAGCGGTCCGCCAGCAGGATCGCCACCGCGCCGCCGAGACTGTAGCCGACGGCGTGCACGCGCTCGATTCCGAGCGCATCCAGCCACGCGCCGAGGCGCAACGCATCCGCCTCGATCGACAGGTCGCAAGGCTCCCGCTCGCTCGCCCCGTGTCCCGGCAGGTCCGGCGCGAGCACACGCCGGGAGCCCGCCAGGCGCTCCGCGAGGCCGGAGAGCCCCCGGGCGTCGCCGGGGCTTCCGTGGATCAGCAGGACGGGAGGGCCGGGGGGGCCGGGGCGGTCGGTCCAGGCGATGTGCGAAACGCCCGTGCACCCGGTTCCGGCCTCACGCTCGTCGATGACCGCGACGCGCTGCCCCGGCCTCGGCGGTCCCCAACCCGGCAGGAAGGCCCGGACCGCCGTCGACAGGGCGAGGGCCGCCAGGTAGGCGAGGGCGGCCGCGCGCCGGGCGCGCTTCCGGAAACGGGAGCGGCCGCTCACGCGCCGCGCGGGGAGGCCTGCGGGAGCCGCCGCAGGGGAAGGGTCCGGGGCGGGCCGAGCTCCGTGCGGCACGGGGGGCCCGGGGCGTACCACATCCGTGCCACGTCGCGCTCCACCGAGACGCGGGTCAGGCTGACCGTCCTGGCGTCCGGCCGGTGCATGCAGACCGAATAGGGGCCGATCTCCGGCTCGTGGCTCCGGTGGTACTCGAAGAGCCGGTTCGGATCGCGGCGGCCCGACGGGCCCAACCGCCGGAAGAGACGGCGCCGCGAGAGGGTCACCCCGGCCGGGTCGACGGACGAGGAGACCACCGGCTCGGCGTCCCAAGCGAGCGTGCTGCGGGCGACCCCGCGGCCGTCGTAGAGGACCATCAGCGGCGGGCTGCCGTGCTGGAAAAGGACGAGGCGGAAGGGACGGAACCGCCGGGCCACCCCTTCCGTGACCGCGCCGGCCGCTTCGGCGGCGGAGCGGCAGGCGGCCAGGGCGACGACGAGCCGGCCCCGGCTCTCCAAACCGCTCTCGACGGCACCCTCCGTCCCCTCGTAGTGGTTGAGCAGGCACAGGACGAGGCCCGCCTCGTTGACGGCGATCCAGGTGCCGCCGCTCTCCCCGTCGATCGGCGCGAGGAACCGCAGCGGTCCGGGGTGGACGCTCGGCGGAAGCGCCGCCTTCCTGTCACGCCGCTCATCCCGATTGAAGAAGAGCTCGAAACCCTCGGGCCGGTCGACGAAGCTCAGCGTGCACATCGTCCGTCAACGCTCACTCCAGGACTCGAGCGTCGATGGGGCGACGCCGAAGGTCTCCGGGACGGCGCAGCCCCAGGAACGCAGGACGAGCGCGACGATGGCGAAGTGGTGCACCGTGTGCGACAGCAGGAATTGGAGCTCCCGTCCCACGCTCGACGGCTGCCAGGCTCGCTCCGGATCGGAGCCCGACTCGGCGCGAACGAGCAGCGGCGTCTCGGTGCCGATGTCCCGGAGTTCGCGCAGCGAGTGCACGGTGCGGCGGATCCGCGCCAGAGCGCGCTGCGGGTCGGTCTCCTCGGCGGCGTCCCGGCGCCGCCGGTCGTAGTCGACTCGCCGGTCACCGATCCCGGCGAAGAAGCGCTCGTAGAAATCGATGCCGTGGCGGAAGTGCGCCCCGACGGTGGCCCGCTGGCCAGGGATGGGGCGCGAGTAGGTGGCGGCGTCGAGCGAGCGGATCAGCGCCTCCCCCTGCCTGAGCACCTCCACGTTGCGCCCGATCAGGCCGTTCCGGGAAGGCATCGCTCCTCACTCCTTTCCTCGCTCAGGCCGAGGGCCTCGCAGACATCGTCTCTCAGCTCCGAGGCCAGCTGTTTCCGGTCCGGGCCGGTGCGCGCGGGCCGGTAGCGGACGGCGGCGGTGAATCCCCGCAGTCCCAACAGCCTCCACAGGTGCGGGGCCATCACGGCGTCGCCCCACCAGCAGACGGCCTCTCCGGCGGGAGGGTCGCCAGGCGCCGTTTCGTACCGGATCGCGGCGGGCTGCACCGGAAGGCCGCGGCGGATCGCTGCGTCGAGCAGCGGGGAACGGAACGGCAGCACCCGGTCCCCCGCGGTGCTGGTCCCCTCGGGGAAGAACGCCACCCTGAACCCGGCGTCCAGCACCGCTCCCATCTGCGCCAGAGCCCGCTTCAGATCGCTCATCCGCGCGCGGTCGATGAAGATCGTTCCGGCCAGGCGCGTGATCGGCCCGAGGAGGGGCCACCGCGCCACCGGCGCCTTCGCGACGAAGATCGCCGGAGAGGTGGCCCCGAGGGCGATCACGTCCATGTACGAAAGGTGGTTCGCTACCAGGAGCACCGGCGGCGCCGCCGGGGAGCCGTCCGGTTCGATCCGCATCCCGGAGATCCGCGCCACCGCCCGGCACCATCGCCGAAACTGGTCCAGCCGCCGTCGCAACCTGTCCTCGTCGCGGCGGGCCGAGACGAGGCGCGCCGAGAGAACCGCGGCATGGTAACCGGTCACCGCGGCGAGTGCGAGAATCCGCAGCAAGGCTCGGAGATGACCGCGCATCGCGTGGCTCACTCGAAGAAGCGCCGGAAGTCGCCGGAGGGCATCCGCGTCACGTCGAAGAGGACGAGGAAGTCGATCGTCTTGAACCGCCGGTCGATCGCCGGGAGGCTGCAGACTTTCGCGCCGTACCTCAGGTAGACCCGGAACAGCGGCGGCAACTCGCACCGCTCCCCGCCGGCCGCGGACGGTCCATCGCATCCGAACCCCGGCCGCGGATGGACGAGGTACTCGGGATGCATATGGCCGCCCCGCCGCAGGTGGGCCAGCGCACGGGCACCGTCCGCCGGATCCTGGCTCGTCAGCGAGCAGCAGCCGAACAGGAAGCGCTTGCCGGACCGGCGCACGTAGCGGGCGAGGCCGCGCCACAGCAGGAACAGGACCTGGTGATTCCGGTGCTCGCGCGCCACGCAGGCGCGGCTCAGCTCGATCGCGTCCTCGAGGAGCGCCGCCGGAAATCCGGACAGATCGAACTCGGAAGCGGAGTAGAAGCCGCGATGCCGCGCCGCCATCGCGCTCGTCTGCAGGCGGTAGGTGCCGGCCAGCGCTCCGGTCCTCCGGTCCTCGACCATGAGGTGATGGCATCCGGGATCGTACTCGTCCAGATCGCGCCCGGTGGCCCAGGACTCGTCGAGACCCTCTCCCAGCTCCAGGTTGAACACGGCGAACCGCAGCCGGGCCACCCGGTCGAGGTCGGCGGGGGTCCGCGCGAAGCGAACCTCGAACCGCGGGTGCGACCGGTCGGGTTCGGGAAGCAGCTCCGGGAAGGCCGGGTAGTCGGTCCGGGCCGCCGTTCCAGTTTCGCTCTCCATTCGCCCTCCGAAAGGGTGACCGCATTATCGGCCCGTGCCCGGCCCGAGGCACACCGAGTTCCTCCGGGGGCGGTTGGAAGCCGCGGAGCGATGCCCTACAGTCGCGTCACACCGGAACCCTCCCGAGGAGACGACCATGCGCCGTGCCTTGCTGATCGCGTTGTCGCTCGCGGCCCTGCCCGGGACCGCCGAACCCGCGGCCCCTATAGACCCTGCGCTGATCGGCGCCGAGGGGGCCGAGGGGCGGCGGCCGCGCGGCTTCGTCTGGAGCGAGGACGGGGCGAGACTCGCCTTCCTCTACGACGGCGCCGGGGGCGACGCCGTCTACGTCACCGACGTCGGCACCGGGCGGACCGCGAAAGAGCTGGAGGCGTCGTCGCTGGAGGCCGGAGGGAAGAGAGCCGACCGCATCGACGCCGTCCTCTGGTCGCCGGCCGGAGAGTCGCTGCTCCTGCGGGCCGGAGGCGACCTCTTCCTCCATCCGCTCGGGCAGAGCGACTCTCGCCCGCTGACCCGCACGCGCGCCGAAGAGAAGGATCCCAAGTTCTCGCCCGACGGGACCCGCATCGCGTACGTCCGCGACGGGAATCTGTTCCTGATCGATCTCGCCGAAGGCGAGGAGCGCGCGCTCACCCGCGACGGTCGCCCCGGCGCGGTGCTCAACGGCGACACCGACTGGGTGTACTGGGAAGAAATCTGGGGGCGTGACGCCACCGGATTCTGGTGGAGTCCGGACGGGCGGCGGATCGCCTTCTACCGCTTCGACGACACGGCGGTCGACGCGTTCCCCATCGCGGGAGTCGAACGTCCCTATCCGCGTGTCCGCTGGCAGAAGTACCCGGCGGCGGGGCGCATCAACCCCGCCGTGCGGGTGGGTGTTCTCGACCTGGACACGGGCGGCATCGTCTACGCCGACACGGGAAACCGGGACGCCTACCTCGCCCGGGTCGCCTGGGAGCCGGACGGCAGAGCCCTCGACATTCTGCGGCTCGACCGGGAGCAGACGACCCTGACGCTGCTCCGCTGCGACCCGGAATCGGGCGAGTGCAAGCCCCTGATCGAGGAGAGCCATCCCACCTGGGTCAACGTGGAGAAGGACTTTCTCGTGCTTCCGGATGGACGGTTCGTGTGGGGTTCGGAGCGGAGCGGCCGGCGGCGTCTTTATCTCTACTCCCGCGACGGGAACTTGCTGCATCCGCTCACCCCGCCGGACCGGATCGTCACCTCCCTCGACGGTTTCGACCGGGGCAGCGGCGAGATCGTGTACACCGCCACGGGGAAGGGCGAGCTGGGCGCCACGGTGCGGCATGTCTTCCGCGTCCCGGTGGACCGCCCCGTCCCGGTCGCGGTCACGGACGGGGACGGCTGGCACCGGGCGTGGCCGTCGCCGCGAGGCGGACACTTCGTGCACTCCTTCAGCGACGCCGACCATCCGCCGCGGATCGAGCTGATCCGCGGCGACGGCTCCGCGGTGGCCCTGCCGTCTTCGCCGCCGCAATTCGATCCCGACGCGCTACCCCGGTGGCGCTTCCTGACGATTCCAGGACCGGAAGGGCTGCGGTTGCCCGCGATGCTGCTCGAGCCGGAGACGCTCGAGCCGGGGAGCCGGCATCCGGCCATCATGTATCACTACGGAGGGCCGGGCTCGCAGGTGGTCGCCCGCCGCTGGTCCGGGCGCGGCCGGGGCTTGTGGCACAAGATGATGGCCCAGCGCGGGTTCCTCGTCCTGAGCGTGGACAACGCGGCATCGATCCACTTCGGCAAGTCGGGAGAGGATCGGATCCACCGGCGGTTCGGGGAGGTGAACCTCGCAGCGCAGCTCGCGGGGGTGAGATTCCTCGCCTCGCTTCCCTACGCCGACACGGCGCGGATCGGTCTGTGGGGCTGGTCGGGCGGCGGCGCGAACACCCTCTACTGCCTGCTGCACCGGCCCGGGGTCTGGCGGGCCGGCGTGGCGGGGGCTCCCGTGACCGACTGGACCCTCTACGACACGATCTGGACCGAGCGGTATCTCGACAGTCCGGCGGACAACGAGGACGGCTACCGCGAGTCCTCGCCGATCAGCCACGCGGCGGACCTCGCCGATGCCTTGCTGATCGTCCACGGGACGGCCGACGACAACGTCCACATGCTGAACACGCTAGCGTTCGTCGGCGAGCTGGTCGAGGCCGGCAAGCCGTTCGAAATGGCGATCTATCCGGGGCAGAAGCACGGTTTCCGCGGCGCCGCTCTCCGCCACTTTTACGCGCGGATGACGGAGTTCTTCGAGCGGCACCTGGCCGCCGGCCGGTAGAGAAGCCTCAGCGCAGAGCGTCGATCGCCTCGGGGTTGGCCACCGAGGAGAGATCGCCCGGAGGCTGGCCCATCAGGACCCGCCGGATGACACCCCGGACGATCTTGCCCGACCGGGTGACCGGGAGCGCGGAGACCCAGCGCACCGCCGCCGGGCGCATGGCGGGCCCCATCTTCTCCGCGATGTGCGCCGCGACCTCCCGGCCGAGCTCGTCGCTCGGCGTGACGCCGGGGGCGGGGACCGCCAGCAGCTCCAGACGCGTCCCCTTGATCTCGTCCGGCAGGCCGACCGCAGCGGCCTCGCGCACCGCCGGGTGGTCCACGGCGGCGGCCTCGACCTCGGCGGGACCGATTCGCTTGCCGGCGATCTTCAGGGTGTCGTCGGCGCGCCCGGTCAGGAACCAGAAGCCGTCCTCGTCGCAAAGGGCCCAGTCCCCGTGGAACCAGACGCTCTCCCCGAACCGCTCGAAGTAGGTCTTCAGGTACCGTTCCGGGTCGTTGAGGAAGCCGCGCGTCATATTGGGAGCGGCGTTCTTGCAGACCAGGTAACCGACCTCCCCGCGCACGCTTCGTCCCTCCTCGTCGAAGACATCCACGTCCATGCCGAGGGCGGGCCCCTGGAGAGTCGCCGGTTTGAGCGGCGCCACCGGCAGAGGGGCGAGGAGGCATCCCATCAGCTCCGTGCCTCCCGAGATGTTGATGATCGGACAGCGGGAGCCGCCGACGTTCTCGAAGTACCACATGTACGACGCCGCGTCCCACGGTTCCCCCGTGGAGCCGAGCACCCGGAGGCTCGACAGGTCGTGTGCCTGGAGCGGCTCGGTCCCG
It encodes the following:
- a CDS encoding S9 family peptidase, with the translated sequence MRRALLIALSLAALPGTAEPAAPIDPALIGAEGAEGRRPRGFVWSEDGARLAFLYDGAGGDAVYVTDVGTGRTAKELEASSLEAGGKRADRIDAVLWSPAGESLLLRAGGDLFLHPLGQSDSRPLTRTRAEEKDPKFSPDGTRIAYVRDGNLFLIDLAEGEERALTRDGRPGAVLNGDTDWVYWEEIWGRDATGFWWSPDGRRIAFYRFDDTAVDAFPIAGVERPYPRVRWQKYPAAGRINPAVRVGVLDLDTGGIVYADTGNRDAYLARVAWEPDGRALDILRLDREQTTLTLLRCDPESGECKPLIEESHPTWVNVEKDFLVLPDGRFVWGSERSGRRRLYLYSRDGNLLHPLTPPDRIVTSLDGFDRGSGEIVYTATGKGELGATVRHVFRVPVDRPVPVAVTDGDGWHRAWPSPRGGHFVHSFSDADHPPRIELIRGDGSAVALPSSPPQFDPDALPRWRFLTIPGPEGLRLPAMLLEPETLEPGSRHPAIMYHYGGPGSQVVARRWSGRGRGLWHKMMAQRGFLVLSVDNAASIHFGKSGEDRIHRRFGEVNLAAQLAGVRFLASLPYADTARIGLWGWSGGGANTLYCLLHRPGVWRAGVAGAPVTDWTLYDTIWTERYLDSPADNEDGYRESSPISHAADLADALLIVHGTADDNVHMLNTLAFVGELVEAGKPFEMAIYPGQKHGFRGAALRHFYARMTEFFERHLAAGR